A window of Gasterosteus aculeatus chromosome 9, fGasAcu3.hap1.1, whole genome shotgun sequence contains these coding sequences:
- the pcdh7a gene encoding protocadherin 7a gives MQGLGAVHSSAAARALSLVVLALQMLTQLPGADSALRYRVAEEGPPDVKIGNVAVDLGLTAGTGSGDVTFALESGSEFFKIDNVTGELTTGPRRIDREKLQQCQMIFDENECFLDFEVSVIGPLQSWVDLFEGRVVITDINDNTPSFPSPVLQLSVEENRPIGTLYLLPTATDRDFGRNGIDRYELIQDGATGSGSTRRVAPGNPVARVEGLVDRRGRSGDSGGGPRSTVFELQVADIPDGEKQPQLIVKGTLDREQKDSYELVLRVRDGGNPPRSSQALLRVSITDVNDNSPQFERSTYEAEMAENAPPGTPVLQVRASDRDIGVNGQVEYVFGAATESVRRLLRLDEATGWLSVLHRIDREDVAQLRFTVSARDRGQPPRTDRATVILAVRDENDNVPVVEIRKIGRIPVRDGAALVPENVLVDTPVALVQVSDRDQGENGAVTCTVVGDVPFTLKPAGETALPPLPADEAFDRNKKKYFLHTSALLDYEATKEYSVTIVAVDSGSPSLSSNSSLMVRVVDINDHAPAFPQSVVEVHFAENNSPGERVVTVVASDADSGKNAEIAYSLDPAGNGPFYIDADNGDIRATGVLDRELRERYELRVIAKDKGTPPLQGSTTVVVQVTDRNDNAPKFVQEIFTFYVKENLLANRPVGMVTVTDADEGENAELSLFVEMDEKKAGEKADGEDGEKKKEEVFSIENNTGTIFSSASFDREKLSTYTFRVRAVDGGEPRKTSTATVSLFVTDENDNAPSVTSPANESYTLLPPASSARTIVRTVTAVDSDTGPNADLRYALVGGNPFQLFEIGHANGVITLAETLERRHRGLHRLVIRVNDSGAPSLCATALVHVFINESLANATLVDAQVARSLMAPLSLDIAGDPDSERALGKQRLSVAIGVLAGAAAVILVILLVVTARQCGAQGKNGYEAGKKEPEEDFFSPPGAQPQAARGRGSDRGRKPRRDKRNGSGAGAAAGGGKADRSLYSGIVTVNGLRRHGNDDDEEDLSSASERLAARYCAMDGDPGSPRMGGGRRHQSSPDLARHYKSSSPLPAVNLQPHSPPAEGKKHQAVQDLPPSNTFVGSGGCAGSAGSSSSSSGGSGNADAMSLGSDQCSEYGCQTGNKYSKQGTLRRVTFSVVSQPQDAGCYDSGLEDSETPSSKSSSGPPRLGALPLPEEGYERTTPEGSVGEEEHVENDARQLPDVALTGKCTRECDEFGHSDTCWMPVRPSPRQRHGSDPPRLSTFAPGDDNNNLRGNDHESDSESAGSAGSSEPGVVGGEEGQRLPLANGGPLGSLGDGDRNRNMGDHNRNLLNRKMTSASYDTFSSAGFGRRQPEEEGGEGRNPAEVIPLTRTGGDYKTTSCLTLSRREVYL, from the exons ATGCAGGGGCTTGGCGCAGTGCACTCTTCCGCCGCCGCGCGGGCTCTCAGCCTCGTGGTCCTAGCGCTGCAGATGCTGACTCAGCTGCCGGGCGCGGACTCAGCCCTCCGCTACCGGGTGGCGGAGGAGGGCCCGCCCGACGTCAAGATCGGCAACGTGGCCGTCGACCTTGGCCTCACCGCTGGCACGGGCAGCGGGGATGTCACCTTCGCCCTGGAGAGTGGCTCCGAGTTCTTTAAGATTGACAACGTGACGGGAGAGCTGACGACAGGCCCGCGGCGCATCGACCGGGAGAAACTCCAGCAGTGCCAGATGATATTTGACGAGAACGAGTGCTTCTTGGACTTCGAGGTGTCAGTGATTGGCCCGCTGCAGAGCTGGGTGGACCTGTTCGAGGGCCGCGTGGTCATCACTGACATCAACGACAACACACCTTCCTTCCCCTCACCTGTGCTCCAGCTCTCGGTGGAGGAGAATCGCCCCATCGGAACCCTTTACCTGCTGCCCACAGCAACGGACAGGGATTTTGGACGGAACGGCATCGACCGCTACGAGCTGATTCAAGACGGTGCGACCGGGTCAGGTTCCACGAGACGAGTGGCCCCAGGGAACCCCGTCGCTAGAGTGGAGGGCCTCGTGGACCGCAGGGGTAGAAGCGGCGACAGCGGAGGAGGACCCAGAAGCACCGTGTTCGAACTGCAAGTTGCAGATATACCAGATGGCGAGAAACAACCGCAGCTCATTGTGAAAGGCACATTGGATCGCGAGCAAAAGGACTCCTACGAGCTGGTTCTCAGGGTGCGAGATGGAGGGAACCCGCCGCGTTCCTCGCAGGCCCTGCTTCGCGTTTCCATCACAGATGTGAACGACAATAGCCCGCAGTTTGAGAGGTCCACATACGAGGcagaaatggcagaaaatgCCCCTCCAGGTACGCCCGTCCTCCAGGTCAGAGCTTCAGACCGCGACATTGGAGTCAACGGGCAGGTGGAGTACGTCTTCGGAGCTGCCACTGAATCCGTACGCCGACTCCTGCGCCTGGACGAGGCCACCGGGTGGCTGAGCGTCCTCCACAGGATTGACAGGGAAGACGTGGCGCAACTGAGGTTCACAGTGTCGGCCCGAGACCGCGGTCAGCCGCCCCGCACCGACCGCGCCACCGTGATTTTGGCCGTCCGGGACGAGAACGACAACGTTCCCGTCGTGGAGATCCGAAAGATCGGACGGATCCCAGTTCGAGATGGAGCCGCGTTGGTGCCGGAGAACGTCCTGGTGGACACCCCCGTGGCTTTGGTTCAGGTGTCAGACCGAGACCAGGGAGAGAATGGGGCCGTGACGTGCACAGTTGTAGGGGACGTCCCATTCACCCTGAAGCCAGCTGGGGAAACGGCGCTCCCGCCCCTACCTGCAGACGAAGCCTTTGACAG GAATAAGAAAAAGTACTTCTTACACACTTCCGCCTTGCTAGACTACGAGGCCACCAAAGAGTACAGTGTCACCATTGTGGCGGTAGATTCTGGCAGCCCCAGCCTATCCAGCAACAGCTCACTGATGGTGCGAGTTGTGGATATCAATGACCATGCCCCGGCCTTTCCCCAGAGCGTCGTGGAGGTCCACTTTGCTGAGAACAACTCACCTGGTGAAAGGGTAGTCACTGTTGTGGCCTCCGACGCAGACAGTGGAAAGAATGCAGAGATTGCGTACTCCCTCGACCCTGCAGGAAACGGGCCATTCTACATAGATGCAGATAATGGAGATATCCGTGCCACGGGCGTTCTGGACCGTGAGCTAAGAGAGAGGTATGAACTCCGGGTGATTGCCAAGGATAAGGGCACACCTCCCCTGCAGGGCTCCACCACGGTCGTCGTTCAAGTGACCGACCGCAATGACAATGCGCCAAAGTTTGTTCAGGAAATCTTCACGTTCTACGTCAAAGAGAACCTGCTCGCCAACCGACCGGTCGGCATGGTCACCGTGACCGATGCCGACGAAGGCGAGAACGCCGAACTCAGTTTGTTCGTTGAGATGGATGAGAAGAAGGCCGGTGAGAAAGCGGATGGCGAAGACggcgagaagaagaaagaagaggtgTTTTCCATCGAGAACAACACAGGAACCATCTTCTCCTCGGCGTCGTTTGACCGGGAAAAGCTTTCCACCTACACCTTCCGCGTCCGCGCTGTGGACGGAGGGGAGCCTCGTAAGACTTCCACCGCCACGGTCTCGCTCTTTGTGACGGACGAGAACGACAACGCGCCCTCCGTCACTTCCCCGGCCAATGAGTCCTACACCCTGCTTCCGCCTGCCAGCAGTGCCCGCACCATCGTCAGGACCGTGACAGCCGTCGACTCAGACACCGGCCCCAATGCGGACCTTCGCTACGCCCTGGTGGGGGGGAATCCCTTCCAGCTGTTTGAGATCGGCCACGCCAACGGGGTGATCACTCTGGCCGAAACTCTGGAGCGGCGCCACAGGGGCCTGCATCGCCTGGTGATCCGGGTCAATGACAGCGGGGCACCTTCCCTCTGTGCCACCGCCCTGGTACACGTCTTCATCAACGAGAGCTTGGCCAACGCCACACTAGTGGATGCTCAG GTGGCCCGAAGCCTCATGGCTCCACTGTCCCTGGACATTGCAGGAGACCCGGACAGCGAGCGCGCGTTAGGGAAGCAGCGCCTCAGCGTCGCCATCGGCGTCCTGGCGGGGGCCGCGGCGGTCATCTTGGTCATCCTGCTCGTAGTCACCGCCCGGCAATGCGGCGCTCAGGGCAAGAACGGCTACGAGGCCGGCAagaaggagccggaggaggactTCTTCAGTCCCCCGGGGGCTCAGCCGCAGGCCGCCCGCGGCAGGGGGTCGGACCGCGGGCGCAAACCCCGCCGGGACAAGCGCAACGGAAGCGGCGCCGGCGCGGCGGCCGGCGGAGGCAAGGCGGACCGGTCCCTCTACAGCGGCATCGTGACGGTCAACGGACTGCGTCGGCATGGcaacgacgacgacgaggaggaccTGAGCAGCGCCAGCGAGCGCCTGGCCGCCCGCTACTGCGCCATGGACGGCGACCCCGGCAGCCCGAGGATGGGCGGCGGCAGGAGGCACCAGTCCAGCCCGGATCTGGCCAGGCACTACAAATCCAGCTCCCCGCTCCCCGCGGTCAACCTGCAGCCCCACTCCCCCCCGGCCGAGGGCAAGAAGCACCAGGCGGTCCAGGACCTGCCGCCTTCCAACACCTTTGTGGGCAGCGGCGGGTGCGCGGGGAGCGccggctccagcagcagcagcagcgggggaAGCGGCAACGCCGACGCCATGTCCCTGGGATCCGACCAGTGCTCGGAGTACGGCTGCCAGACCGGGAACAAGTACAGCAAGCAG GGGACCCTCCGCCGGGTGACCTTCTCCGTGGTCAGCCAGCCCCAGGACGCCGGCTGCTACGACAGCGGCCTGGAGGACTCGGAGACGCCGAGCAGCAAGAGCTCGTCGGGGCCGCCGCGGCTCGGCGCGCTGCCGCTGCCGGAGGAGGGCTACGAGCGGACCACCCCGGAGGGCagcgtgggggaggaggagcacgtGGAGAACG ACGCCAGGCAGCTGCCCGACGTGGCTCTGACCGGGAAGTGCACCCGGGAGTGCGACGAATTCGGCCACTCCGACACCTGCTGGATGCCCGTGCGGCCCTCCCCTCGCCAGCGCCACGGCAGCGACCCCCCGCGGCTCTCCACCTTCGCCCCCggcgacgacaacaacaacctcCGCGGCAACGACCACGAGAGCGACAGCGAAAGCGCCGGCAGCGCGGGGAGCTCGGAGCCCGGGGTGGTCGGCGGCGAGGAGGGTCAAAGGTTGCCCCTGGCCAACGGGGGTCCTCTCGGCAGCCTGGGGGACGGAGACCGCAACAGGAACATGGGCGACCACAACCGCAACCTCCTGAACCGCAAGATGACCTCGGCGTCCTACGACACGTTCAGCAGCGCGGGCTTCGGGAGGCGCCAGccggaagaggaggggggggagggccgGAACCCGGCCGAGGTCATCCCGCTGACGCGCACCGGCGGAGACTACAAGACCACGTCCTGCCTGACGCTGTCCCGCCGAGAGGTCTACCTGTGA